One window of the Streptomyces sp. TS71-3 genome contains the following:
- the dapA gene encoding 4-hydroxy-tetrahydrodipicolinate synthase codes for MAPTSTPQIPFGRVLTAMVTPFTADGALDLDGAQRLATHLVDAGNDGLVVNGTTGESPTTTNAEKTELVRAVVAAVGDRAHVVAGVGTNDTRHSIELAHGAEQVGAHGLLTVTPYYNKPPQEGLYQHFTAIADATDLPVMLYDIPGRSGVPINTETIVRLAEHPRIVANKDAKGDLGRASWAIARSGLAWYSGDDMLNLPLLSVGAIGFVSVVGHVVTPELRAMLEAFTTGDVQKATEIHQKLLPVFTGMFRTQGVITTKAALGLQGLPAGPLRLPLVELSAEETAQLKLDLAAGGVQL; via the coding sequence ATGGCTCCGACCTCCACTCCGCAGATCCCCTTCGGGCGGGTCCTCACCGCCATGGTCACGCCGTTCACAGCGGACGGCGCTCTTGACCTCGACGGCGCACAGCGGCTCGCCACCCACCTGGTCGACGCCGGGAACGACGGCCTGGTCGTCAACGGCACCACCGGCGAGTCCCCCACGACCACCAACGCGGAGAAAACGGAGCTGGTGCGGGCGGTCGTCGCGGCGGTCGGCGACCGCGCCCACGTCGTCGCCGGCGTCGGTACCAACGACACCCGCCACAGCATCGAGCTGGCCCACGGCGCCGAGCAGGTCGGAGCCCACGGCCTGCTGACGGTCACGCCGTACTACAACAAGCCCCCGCAGGAGGGCCTCTACCAGCACTTCACGGCGATCGCTGACGCCACCGACCTGCCGGTGATGCTCTACGACATCCCGGGCCGCAGCGGTGTGCCCATCAACACGGAGACGATCGTCCGCCTCGCGGAGCACCCCAGGATCGTCGCGAACAAGGACGCCAAGGGCGACCTCGGACGCGCGAGCTGGGCCATCGCCCGCTCCGGCCTGGCCTGGTACTCCGGCGACGACATGCTCAACCTTCCGCTGCTCTCGGTGGGCGCCATCGGCTTCGTCTCCGTGGTCGGCCATGTGGTCACCCCCGAGCTGCGCGCCATGCTGGAGGCGTTCACCACCGGTGACGTCCAGAAGGCCACCGAGATCCACCAGAAGTTGCTGCCCGTCTTCACCGGCATGTTCCGCACCCAGGGCGTCATCACGACCAAGGCGGCCCTCGGCCTCCAGGGCCTGCCCGCCGGGCCGCTGCGCCTGCCGCTCGTCGAGCTGTCCGCCGAGGAGACC